DNA sequence from the Arthrobacter jinronghuae genome:
GCGTCAGCACTTCATTGGTGAGGTAGCCGAAGAATCCGTCCACATCCCCGTTGACCAGCGGCTGCGGGTCATACTGCACCGGAACCTTTTCCACGGACCCGGGATCGATCCCGTTGACCTCCAGCAGGGCGTCAAACAGTGTTTCGTTGACGCCGGCCTGCACTCCGATCCGTTTGCCGGCAAGGTCCTCCGGAGTGGTAATGGGCAGCGAATCCAGGGAGATGATGACGAACGGGTTCTTCTGATAGGTGGTGCCGATGATTTTCAGCGGTGCGTCCTGCTCCGCGATGACCGGGGCCACCCCCATGGGGCTGGAGGTTCCCACCAGGGCGCCGCCGGAGAGGACCATGGTTTCCGTCGAGGTGCCGCCGGGACCGCCTGCTATGAGGTTCACCTCGGAGAAGCCTGCATCGGCGTAATAGCCCTTCTCCTCGGCGAAGTACTCACCGGCGAATTCGGCGTTCTTGATCCAGGACAGGTTCACGTCCAGGGTGTCGTACTCCGCGTCCCCCGCGTCGGCGGATCCGCCACAGGCGGTGACCATCAGAAGGCTGGACGCGGCAAGTGCGCCGAACAGGATTCGTGCGTTCGCGGCGCGTGTGCGCAGCCGGGGCAGGACGTTCATGGGTACCGCTTTCAGTAGGTGCGGGGTGATGAATCCCGAGCCTAGGAACGCTTTGTTTCTGCAACGGACACCCCCTGTTACGGTGCGGTATCGGTCCGTTACGGTGCCGTAAACTCCCTTTCCTGCGCTGGCTCCAAGGGGATCCCGGCGTTAGCCCAGCAGCTCGTCGACGTCGGCCCACACCTCTGCTGCCCGCACTTCCGCCACAAACGAGTCGTCATGTTCGCACCGCTCCGCCGTCCAGCCGACCTGCGTGACGTCGGCCTTGCAGGTGGGGCACTCCGACACCCAGGACATGTGCACCCGGTGCCGGGTGCGGCCCATCGCCCCGGCGTTGACGACGTTGCCGAACCAGTAGATGCCCACCGTGGCGGCTCCAACCGCCTGCGCCAGGTGCCGGGGCCCGCTGTCATTGCCCACCATCACCGCACTGGCCTGCAGCAGGGCTGCGAGCGTGCCGATGCCCAGTTCGCCGGCCAGCGAGCGGACGGGCACCTCGGGTCCGGCCGCCGCGAGCGCCCGGTCCACAACCTCCTGCGCGAGGCCCCGGTCGGCGTCGTCGCCCACCACCACCACCTGGCAGCCCCGGGCGACGGCACGCACCGCCACCTCCGCGAAGCACGACGCCGGCCACCGCCGCCGCGGGTCCGTGGCCCCGGGATGCAGGCTCACCAGGTTCCGGTCCGGCAATAGCAGGGCCCGCGCCGCTGCTGCCTCTTCAGGCAGGACGGGCAGCTGCGCGTCGAGGCTGACAGGGGCGGCTCCGGCGAGCCCGGCCACTTCCAGGGCCCGGAAGACCTCGTGCTGGTAGTAGATGTAGGGGATGTTCCGTTCCAGGGCGGCGGCATCGGGGGTGCGGGTCCCTACTGTGTGCCGTGCCCCCAGGCGGAGCAGGAAGGGGTTCGAGTTCCGGCCGCCGCCGTGCACCTGGACGGCCAGGTCGAACCGCTCCCGCTGCATCCGGGCCAGGAACGCCTCGACGGCCTCCGGGTCCTCCGGTCCGGAGGCAATGCCGGGGGCGGCTGGCAGGACCTCCACCCGCTGCACCGGTCCGGGCCGGTTCGCCAGGAGGGCGGCGTGCAGCGCAGTGCCAAGCAGTGTGATGGATGCGGACGGATACGCGGCGGCGAGCGCTTCGACCGCAGGCAGGGCGAACATCAGGTCCCCCAGCCCTCCGCCGCGCAGCACGGCGATTTTCTCCACATTCGGAAAGGGCACGGCCAGGGGGCCGACCCCGCGGACAAGTCCCGGCCGGTCCCCCCGGGGCTGCAGCGGCCCGCACTGTTCCGTGGTCTTCTGCTTCATTGGGCTTCCTTTCGCCGAGGACCCGCGCGCGCGGTCTGCCCCGTGGGCACTCACCATAGGTGCTGGCGACGCCGGACCCAAGGGAGGTGTTTACTCCAGGTGAGCCGGGCCCGCACCTGCTTGCCCCGCCTGTCTGAACCCGCCGGAAACGGGGTATGGGAGCTATACAACGCGCGAGAAGGAGCAGCATGTCCACCACCATTCAGCCGCCGGCTCCCCCGCCCGCTTCCCCGCCCGCTTCCCCGATGGACCCCAACGGTTCCCTCGAGCCGATCACCATTTTCGATCCGCGGGACGGAACCCTGGTGGGTCGGATGGAGCAGGACGGACGGGACGGCATCCGAGCCGCCGTGGCGGCAGCCCGCGGCGCCCTCCCCGGGTGGGCAGGCACCGACCCCGGCGAGCGGGGACGCCTCTTGCGCGCCGCTGCCGCTGCCCTGGAACTGCGGGCCGCCGAAATGGCCGCGTGGAACACCCGCGAGACCGGACGGCCGGAGACTGAGGCCCTTGCCGGGGTGCAGGCCGGGGTGGCCACGTTGGAGCAGTACGCCGAACTCGGTCCGGTGCACCGGGGGCACAGCCTCCGCGGTGCCGCACTGGCTGCGGATTACACGGTAACCGGGCCGCGCGGCGTCGCCGTTGTGCTGACCCCCTGGAACGACCCGGTGGCCGTGGCCGCCGGGTTGATCGGCGCGGCGCTGGCCACCGGGAACACGGTAATTGCCAAGCCCAGCGAGCGTTCGCCCCACACCGGGAAACTGCTCGGGGAAATCCTCGCCCCGGTGTTCCCCGCGGGTGTCCTGACAACACTCGCCGGCGGGGCGGATGTGGGTGCCCAGCTGAGCATGGAGGCAGGGGTGGACGTCCTGGCGCACGTGGGTTCCAGTGCAACCGGCGCGAGGATTGCCCGGGCGGCTGCGCTGACGGGAGCCCACGTCATTCTTGAGAACGGCGGCAACGATCCGCTGCTGGTTGATGCGGATGTGGACCCGCGATGGGCGGCCGGACAGGCAGCTGTCGGGGCATTCAGCAACAGCGGCCAGATCTGTACCTCGGTGGAGCGCATCTACGTGCACCGGAACATCGCGGATGCGTTCTGCGCCGAGCTCATTGCCGAAGCGCGGCGACGTAATCGGGAGGGTGCGGTGGCGCCCCTTGTGGATGCCCGGCTCCGCGACACCGTGCACCAGCAGATAACCCAGGCGCTGGTCCGCGGCGCCACGATTGCGGAGGGCGGCGTGTTGCCGGAAGGACCCGGTGCCCACTACCCCGCGACCGTCCTGCTGAACTGTTCGGCCGGGATGGAGGTCTTCGACGCCGAAACGTTCGGCCCCGTGGCCCCCATCCAGGTGGTGGACAGCTTCGACCACGGGCTCGCCCTGGCAGCTGCGGGGCCCTACGGACTGGCCGCCACTGTCTTGACGGGCAGCATTGCTCACGTGCAGCAGGCAGTGGCGGCCCTGGACGTGGGCACCGTGAATATCAACGCCGTCTTCGGCGGCGCCCCGGGAGGCTCGGCGCAGCCCCGGCGCCGGAGCGGCCGCGGCTTTGGCTACGGCCCGGAACTCCTGGACGAGTTCTCCCTGGTAAAGGTGGTCCACGTCGGTTCCCCGGGC
Encoded proteins:
- a CDS encoding ABC transporter substrate-binding protein produces the protein MNVLPRLRTRAANARILFGALAASSLLMVTACGGSADAGDAEYDTLDVNLSWIKNAEFAGEYFAEEKGYYADAGFSEVNLIAGGPGGTSTETMVLSGGALVGTSSPMGVAPVIAEQDAPLKIIGTTYQKNPFVIISLDSLPITTPEDLAGKRIGVQAGVNETLFDALLEVNGIDPGSVEKVPVQYDPQPLVNGDVDGFFGYLTNEVLTLEQAGHQTAVLPFADNGLPFIAESFVTTDEAIETRREELKAFLKATAQGWKDAVADPEESARLAVEVYGTDLNLDMAKETRQAEEQNTKLVVTADTEANGLFTISDSLIEENLEILKLAGYDLTAEQVFDMSLLAEVYEENPELK
- a CDS encoding glycosyltransferase family 9 protein, whose protein sequence is MKQKTTEQCGPLQPRGDRPGLVRGVGPLAVPFPNVEKIAVLRGGGLGDLMFALPAVEALAAAYPSASITLLGTALHAALLANRPGPVQRVEVLPAAPGIASGPEDPEAVEAFLARMQRERFDLAVQVHGGGRNSNPFLLRLGARHTVGTRTPDAAALERNIPYIYYQHEVFRALEVAGLAGAAPVSLDAQLPVLPEEAAAARALLLPDRNLVSLHPGATDPRRRWPASCFAEVAVRAVARGCQVVVVGDDADRGLAQEVVDRALAAAGPEVPVRSLAGELGIGTLAALLQASAVMVGNDSGPRHLAQAVGAATVGIYWFGNVVNAGAMGRTRHRVHMSWVSECPTCKADVTQVGWTAERCEHDDSFVAEVRAAEVWADVDELLG
- a CDS encoding aldehyde dehydrogenase family protein — encoded protein: MSTTIQPPAPPPASPPASPMDPNGSLEPITIFDPRDGTLVGRMEQDGRDGIRAAVAAARGALPGWAGTDPGERGRLLRAAAAALELRAAEMAAWNTRETGRPETEALAGVQAGVATLEQYAELGPVHRGHSLRGAALAADYTVTGPRGVAVVLTPWNDPVAVAAGLIGAALATGNTVIAKPSERSPHTGKLLGEILAPVFPAGVLTTLAGGADVGAQLSMEAGVDVLAHVGSSATGARIARAAALTGAHVILENGGNDPLLVDADVDPRWAAGQAAVGAFSNSGQICTSVERIYVHRNIADAFCAELIAEARRRNREGAVAPLVDARLRDTVHQQITQALVRGATIAEGGVLPEGPGAHYPATVLLNCSAGMEVFDAETFGPVAPIQVVDSFDHGLALAAAGPYGLAATVLTGSIAHVQQAVAALDVGTVNINAVFGGAPGGSAQPRRRSGRGFGYGPELLDEFSLVKVVHVGSPGTAAPGIPE